A single genomic interval of Peromyscus leucopus breed LL Stock chromosome 7, UCI_PerLeu_2.1, whole genome shotgun sequence harbors:
- the Senp8 gene encoding sentrin-specific protease 8, whose translation MDPVVLSYMDSLLRQSDVSLLDPPSWLNDHIIGFAFEYFANSQFHDCSDHVCFISPEVTQFIKCTSSPAEIAMFLEPLDLLHKKVVFLAINDNSNQAAGGTHWSLLVYLQDENSFFHYDSHSRSNSIHAKQVAEKLKAFLGSKGDKLVFVEEKAPAQQNSYDCGMYVICNTEALCQNFFRQQPESPLQLLTPTYITKKRGEWKDLIARLAKKKK comes from the coding sequence ATGGACCCTGTAGTCTTGAGTTATATGGACAGTCTACTTCGACAGTCAGATGTCTCACTGTTGGACCCTCCAAGCTGGCTCAATGACCATATTATTGGGTTTGCCTTCGAATACTTTGCCAATAGTCAGTTTCATGATTGCTCAGACCATGTCTGCTTCATCAGCCCCGAAGTCACCCAGTTCATTAAGTGCACCAGCAGCCCTGCAGAAATTGCCATGTTCCTTGAACCCCTGGATCTTCTGCACAAGAAAGTTGTATTTTTAGCCATCAATGATAATTCCAACCAGGCGGCTGGGGGTACCCACTGGAGTTTGTTGGTTTATCTCCAAGATGAAAATAGCTTCTTTCATTATGATTCCCATAGCAGAAGCAACTCAATCCATGCAAAGCAGGTAGCAGAGAAACTGAAAGCCTTCTTAGGGAGTAAAGGAGACAAACTGgtctttgtggaagagaaagccCCAGCTCAACAAAACAGCTATGACTGTGGGATGTACGTGATATGTAACACTGAGGCCTTGTGTCAGAACTTCTTTAGACAACAGCCAGAATCCCCTCTGCAGCTACTCACCCCGACATACATCACAAAGAAGAGGGGAGAATGGAAAGATCTAATCGCCAGGCTTgctaaaaaaaagaagtag